One genomic window of Malaciobacter molluscorum LMG 25693 includes the following:
- a CDS encoding 5-formyltetrahydrofolate cyclo-ligase encodes MENGHKSDFRKSCIKRLEFESRFSKIYKNKKIVKKLYTFIKNYRAKTVLLYVPMGIEVDVKPLINTLRREKIDVYVPYMVDDSFKVVKYRLPLKTKKFGIKEPNNSHFKGKRIDVAIVPVVGIDGLCKRIGFGKGMYDRFFYRLEYKPCIVFTQLKLCKTPEILSNDYDIQADYIITN; translated from the coding sequence ATGGAAAATGGTCACAAAAGTGATTTTAGAAAATCGTGTATTAAAAGATTAGAATTTGAGAGTCGTTTTTCAAAGATTTATAAAAATAAAAAAATAGTAAAAAAATTATATACATTTATCAAGAATTATAGAGCAAAAACTGTACTTTTATATGTTCCTATGGGGATTGAAGTGGATGTAAAACCACTAATAAACACGCTTAGAAGAGAAAAAATTGATGTTTATGTTCCTTATATGGTGGACGATAGTTTTAAAGTAGTAAAGTATCGTTTGCCTTTAAAAACAAAAAAGTTTGGAATTAAAGAACCAAATAATTCTCATTTTAAAGGGAAAAGAATTGATGTAGCTATTGTACCAGTTGTTGGTATTGATGGACTATGTAAGAGAATTGGTTTTGGAAAGGGAATGTATGATAGGTTTTTTTATAGGTTAGAATATAAACCTTGTATTGTTTTTACTCAACTTAAACTTTGTAAAACGCCCGAAATATTATCTAATGATTACGATATTCAAGCTGATTATATAATTACAAATTAA
- the ftsY gene encoding signal recognition particle-docking protein FtsY: MFSFFKKKKEEEKEELSSINEQQEENSNTQSIENEIIEEKNEVQEKPKEDIEEQKEEENSQKKGFFSKALEKTFSNIKTIVPHKKEKISFDDIEELLIEADMEYEIIEKAMDGLPEMITRKQLRHRLVMLFEHAPDVDLSNLPKPFVRLIIGVNGAGKTTTIAKLATREKKNNKSVILGAGDTFRAAAIEQLSSWAEKIDVPIIKTKQGHDPSAVAFDTISSAVARDIDNVIIDTAGRLQTQTNLNNELKKIVKVCSKAMENAPHQKLLIIDGTQGNSAIAQAKAFNEMVQVDGIIVTKLDGTAKGGALFSISNQLELPIFYVGVGEKQDDLIEFSPDDFVDSLLDEIYTQE; encoded by the coding sequence ATGTTTAGTTTTTTTAAAAAGAAAAAAGAAGAAGAAAAAGAAGAATTATCTTCAATAAATGAACAACAAGAAGAGAATTCAAACACACAATCAATTGAAAATGAAATAATTGAAGAAAAAAATGAAGTTCAAGAAAAACCTAAAGAAGATATAGAAGAACAAAAAGAAGAAGAGAATTCACAGAAAAAAGGATTTTTTTCAAAAGCTTTAGAAAAAACTTTTTCAAATATTAAAACTATTGTTCCTCACAAAAAAGAGAAAATTAGTTTTGATGATATTGAAGAACTTCTAATAGAAGCGGATATGGAGTATGAAATCATAGAAAAAGCTATGGATGGATTACCTGAAATGATTACAAGAAAACAATTAAGACATAGACTTGTAATGCTTTTTGAGCACGCTCCTGATGTTGATTTATCAAACTTACCAAAACCTTTTGTAAGATTGATTATAGGTGTAAATGGTGCAGGAAAAACAACAACTATTGCCAAATTAGCGACAAGAGAAAAGAAAAATAATAAATCTGTAATATTAGGTGCAGGTGATACTTTTAGAGCAGCAGCAATAGAACAACTTTCTTCTTGGGCAGAAAAAATTGATGTTCCAATTATCAAAACAAAACAAGGTCATGATCCAAGTGCAGTTGCATTTGATACAATCTCTTCAGCAGTTGCAAGAGATATTGATAATGTTATTATTGATACAGCAGGACGATTACAAACACAGACAAATTTAAATAATGAATTAAAAAAGATTGTAAAAGTTTGCTCTAAAGCTATGGAAAATGCACCTCATCAAAAACTATTAATAATAGATGGTACACAAGGTAATAGTGCTATTGCACAAGCAAAAGCATTTAATGAAATGGTTCAAGTAGATGGAATAATAGTTACTAAACTTGATGGAACAGCAAAAGGTGGAGCACTTTTTTCTATTTCTAATCAACTTGAATTACCAATTTTTTATGTTGGGGTAGGAGAAAAACAAGATGATTTAATTGAGTTTAGTCC
- the rsmD gene encoding 16S rRNA (guanine(966)-N(2))-methyltransferase RsmD, with the protein MKNSNNNVLTTHIISGKYKGKKLELPSLDVTRSSKSRLKESFFNVLQFDLIDKIFVEAFAGSGSIGLEAVSRGVKRAYFVEIDRNSYNILVKNCKSIDADRCQTMYGDTFIQLPSILNSLKNSNDEIVVYIDPPFDYRDGMEDVYEKSFDIVRKIENDNIYMITFEHVSSLSMPETLGKFQLKKTKKFGKSSLSYYIKEEK; encoded by the coding sequence ATGAAAAATAGTAATAACAATGTTTTAACAACACATATAATTTCAGGTAAATATAAAGGTAAAAAGTTAGAACTTCCATCTTTAGATGTAACAAGAAGTTCAAAATCTAGATTAAAAGAGTCTTTTTTTAATGTTTTACAATTTGATTTAATTGATAAAATATTTGTAGAAGCTTTTGCAGGAAGTGGAAGTATTGGCCTTGAAGCTGTAAGTAGAGGTGTTAAAAGAGCCTATTTTGTAGAAATAGATAGAAACTCTTATAATATATTAGTTAAAAATTGTAAATCAATAGATGCAGATAGATGTCAAACAATGTATGGAGATACTTTTATTCAGTTACCTTCTATCTTAAATAGTTTAAAAAATTCAAATGATGAAATAGTTGTATATATTGATCCTCCTTTTGATTATAGAGATGGTATGGAAGATGTATATGAGAAATCTTTTGATATAGTAAGAAAAATAGAAAATGACAATATATATATGATTACTTTTGAGCATGTAAGTAGTCTATCTATGCCTGAAACTTTGGGAAAATTTCAACTTAAAAAAACTAAAAAATTTGGGAAAAGTTCTTTATCTTATTATATAAAAGAAGAAAAATAA
- a CDS encoding ABC transporter permease, with the protein MFKVAIYLLIFIFIVIFILPFFYTVSAFDLNPKEILAAPSFSHLFGTDRLGRDVLARVLIGGQTSLIIGILSATIASFIGLLIGITAGYFKGKVDKSIVILIDLFLTFPTFFLLLALVSYIQASTIILIIVISITGWMSMARLIRSESFAISNKPFIKIQKLANVSNTKIIFKYFAPLLAPIFLISFTFLVGGSILSESALSFLGLGINPPDMSWGTLLSDGKAVIDIAWWVSFFPGLFIFLVTFCLIQISDYLQKIANTKEVIN; encoded by the coding sequence ATGTTTAAAGTTGCAATATATTTATTAATATTTATTTTTATTGTTATATTTATATTGCCTTTTTTTTATACTGTGTCTGCCTTTGATTTAAATCCAAAAGAGATACTTGCTGCACCTTCTTTTTCTCATTTATTTGGAACAGATAGATTAGGAAGAGATGTTTTAGCAAGAGTATTAATTGGTGGACAAACATCTTTGATTATTGGAATTTTGTCTGCAACTATTGCTTCTTTTATTGGACTTCTTATTGGAATTACAGCAGGATATTTTAAAGGAAAAGTTGATAAATCTATTGTTATTTTAATTGATTTATTTTTAACTTTTCCTACTTTTTTTCTTTTACTTGCATTAGTTTCTTATATTCAAGCTTCAACTATTATATTAATAATTGTGATTTCTATTACAGGTTGGATGAGTATGGCAAGACTTATAAGAAGTGAAAGTTTTGCAATTTCAAATAAACCTTTTATAAAAATACAAAAACTTGCAAATGTTTCAAATACAAAAATTATTTTTAAATATTTTGCACCATTATTAGCACCAATTTTTTTAATATCTTTTACTTTTTTAGTAGGTGGTTCAATTTTATCTGAATCAGCACTATCTTTTTTAGGACTTGGTATAAACCCTCCAGATATGTCATGGGGAACATTATTAAGTGATGGAAAAGCAGTAATAGATATAGCTTGGTGGGTGAGCTTTTTCCCTGGGCTATTTATATTTTTAGTGACTTTTTGTTTAATTCAAATATCTGATTATTTACAAAAAATTGCTAATACTAAAGAAGTAATAAACTAA
- a CDS encoding SDR family NAD(P)-dependent oxidoreductase, with amino-acid sequence MKNILITGCSSGIGFESARILKEAGYKVYATARKKKDVKRLRTLGFISYKLDVTNAKNIKKVIDKIILEDMKLDAVFNNAGYGQPGAVEDISTDVLRQQFETNLFGLHEVTIQAMKIFRKQGYGKLIQHSSVLGIISLKFRGPYNASKYAIEGLCDTLRQELIGSNIYLSVINTGPVTSKFRENALAKFKENIDIENSFFESTYKNEVKKRLESTDDSKAPFNLPPSSVANIALEIMNSKKPKPRYYVTKATYILGFAKRVLSTNLLDKLLNKI; translated from the coding sequence ATGAAAAATATCTTGATTACAGGATGTTCTTCTGGTATTGGATTTGAAAGTGCAAGAATTTTAAAAGAAGCAGGATATAAAGTCTATGCTACAGCAAGAAAGAAAAAAGATGTAAAAAGACTTAGAACACTTGGTTTTATCTCTTATAAACTTGATGTAACAAATGCAAAAAACATAAAAAAAGTTATTGACAAAATCATACTAGAAGATATGAAGCTTGATGCAGTTTTTAATAATGCAGGATATGGACAACCAGGTGCAGTTGAAGATATTTCTACTGATGTGTTAAGACAACAATTTGAAACTAATCTATTTGGTTTACATGAGGTTACTATTCAAGCTATGAAAATATTTAGAAAACAAGGTTATGGAAAACTAATACAACACAGTTCAGTTCTTGGAATAATCTCTTTAAAGTTTAGAGGACCTTATAATGCTAGCAAATATGCAATAGAAGGTTTGTGTGATACATTAAGACAAGAACTAATAGGAAGTAATATTTATCTTAGTGTAATAAACACAGGTCCAGTTACTTCAAAGTTTAGAGAAAATGCACTTGCTAAATTTAAAGAAAATATAGATATAGAAAATAGCTTTTTTGAATCAACTTATAAAAATGAAGTAAAAAAAAGATTGGAATCTACAGATGACTCAAAAGCACCATTTAATTTACCACCTAGTTCGGTTGCAAATATTGCACTCGAAATAATGAACTCAAAAAAGCCAAAACCAAGATATTATGTAACAAAAGCTACTTATATTTTAGGATTTGCAAAAAGAGTTTTGAGTACAAATTTATTAGATAAGTTATTAAATAAAATTTAA
- a CDS encoding TlpA family protein disulfide reductase, which produces MQFKKISFLTILSIVLLTGCGDSKVKEDGKVKAEVKTQFQLNNINGTTINIKKDEDKIIVNEFKDKIILLDFFTTWCKPCQAEIPQLNNLQSKYADNFKIISIAMAEKDGTAPTTEALQEYKNNFNINYTITKGKEVEEFSKNLGEIKTIPTIMLIDTKGNIKETYIGVVPEEMLEIDIKKALGNK; this is translated from the coding sequence ATGCAGTTTAAGAAAATATCATTTCTTACAATTTTATCAATAGTTTTACTCACAGGTTGTGGTGATTCTAAAGTGAAAGAAGATGGTAAAGTTAAAGCTGAAGTAAAAACTCAATTCCAATTAAATAATATAAATGGAACAACAATAAATATAAAAAAAGATGAAGATAAAATTATTGTAAATGAATTTAAAGATAAAATAATTTTATTAGACTTTTTTACAACTTGGTGCAAACCTTGTCAAGCAGAGATACCACAATTAAATAACTTGCAATCAAAATATGCAGATAATTTTAAAATTATATCTATTGCTATGGCAGAAAAAGATGGAACAGCACCTACAACTGAAGCTTTACAAGAATACAAAAATAATTTCAATATTAACTACACAATAACAAAGGGAAAAGAAGTAGAAGAATTCTCTAAAAATTTAGGGGAAATAAAAACTATTCCTACTATTATGTTAATTGATACAAAAGGTAACATAAAAGAGACATATATAGGTGTTGTACCTGAAGAAATGTTAGAAATTGATATAAAAAAAGCACTTGGGAATAAATAA
- the rny gene encoding ribonuclease Y, producing MMESIVVGIVTALLTALISVLIVKKFYSAKFDILIEQAKAKAKVIEHEAEVILKDAQVKAKRDYDKEFQAAKKEYDEMAFKIERKEKELNKHLETELRIIQEQKDEIIEKNKKITTIQQGLKKQQKTYEEKITKAIKVLENASGLTLDEAKELMLENVREESRAQIASIFRKKYKAAEISAKEEVNNMLSQAVTRYAGEFAAERLINNIPLSDEETKGKIIGKEGRNIKALEMLLGVDIIIDDTPNTITISSFNLYRRAIATKTIEELLEDGRIQPARIEEIYKKVKHEFDKSIQKEGEDVILELGITSMHPELVKLVGRLRYRASYGQNALKHTLEVANLAGLLAVQMDGDPILARRAGLLHDIGKALTHDMPGSHVHLGAEMCKRYDEDETVINAIYAHHGHEEPINVESAAVCAADALSAARPGARREVLESFLKRVEEVENISTSKTGVINAYAINAGREVRVIVKAELVNDDEAVLLANEIAQEIEEKVQYPGEIKVNVIRELRAESYAR from the coding sequence ATGATGGAATCAATAGTTGTGGGTATTGTTACGGCATTACTTACTGCTTTGATTAGTGTTTTAATTGTTAAGAAATTTTACAGTGCTAAGTTTGATATATTAATAGAACAAGCAAAAGCTAAAGCTAAAGTTATTGAACACGAAGCAGAAGTAATACTTAAAGATGCTCAAGTTAAAGCAAAAAGAGATTATGACAAAGAATTTCAAGCAGCTAAAAAAGAGTATGATGAGATGGCTTTCAAAATAGAAAGAAAAGAAAAAGAGTTAAATAAACATCTCGAAACTGAACTAAGAATCATCCAAGAACAAAAAGATGAAATTATTGAAAAAAATAAAAAAATCACAACAATTCAACAAGGTTTGAAAAAACAACAAAAAACTTATGAAGAAAAAATTACTAAAGCAATTAAAGTTTTAGAAAATGCTTCTGGTCTTACACTTGATGAAGCAAAAGAATTAATGCTTGAAAATGTAAGAGAAGAGAGTAGAGCTCAAATCGCATCTATTTTTAGAAAGAAATATAAAGCTGCTGAAATAAGTGCAAAAGAAGAAGTAAATAATATGCTATCTCAAGCAGTTACAAGATATGCAGGAGAGTTTGCAGCAGAGAGATTGATAAATAATATACCTTTAAGTGATGAAGAAACAAAAGGTAAGATTATTGGTAAAGAGGGAAGAAATATTAAAGCCTTAGAGATGTTATTAGGTGTTGATATTATTATTGATGATACTCCAAATACTATAACTATCTCTTCTTTTAACCTTTATAGACGTGCTATTGCTACAAAAACAATAGAAGAGTTGCTTGAAGATGGAAGAATTCAACCTGCAAGAATTGAAGAAATTTATAAAAAAGTAAAACATGAATTTGATAAAAGTATTCAAAAAGAGGGTGAAGATGTTATCTTAGAACTTGGAATTACTTCTATGCATCCTGAATTAGTAAAACTTGTAGGTAGATTAAGATATAGAGCTTCTTATGGACAAAATGCGTTAAAACATACACTTGAAGTTGCAAATTTAGCTGGATTATTAGCTGTTCAAATGGATGGAGATCCAATATTAGCAAGACGTGCAGGGTTATTACATGATATTGGAAAAGCACTTACTCATGATATGCCAGGTTCACATGTACACCTAGGTGCAGAAATGTGTAAACGGTATGATGAGGATGAAACAGTAATTAATGCTATTTATGCTCATCATGGACATGAAGAACCAATAAATGTAGAAAGTGCAGCTGTATGTGCAGCTGATGCTTTAAGTGCAGCAAGACCAGGTGCTAGAAGAGAAGTTCTTGAAAGCTTCTTAAAAAGAGTAGAAGAGGTTGAAAATATCTCTACTAGTAAAACAGGTGTAATAAATGCATATGCTATTAATGCAGGTAGAGAAGTAAGAGTTATTGTAAAAGCTGAGTTAGTTAATGATGATGAGGCTGTATTACTTGCAAATGAAATTGCACAAGAAATAGAAGAAAAAGTTCAATATCCTGGTGAAATTAAAGTTAATGTTATCAGAGAGTTAAGAGCTGAAAGTTATGCAAGATAG
- a CDS encoding nitroreductase family protein, giving the protein MNYKDLKQLVNKSRCTRRFKQDVQINSKDLEELIDVARVTSSAKNMQPLKYILVTNEEMVKALATTAKWAAHLTNWTQTEDEIPSAFIIMLNDKNIDGFAMFDAGVSFEAISLAANAKNLDICALASIDKDICKDLFEIEDNYEILIGIAIGISSETIKIVDVEGENTNYYRDEQDQHCVPKRALQDIIIGTYK; this is encoded by the coding sequence ATGAACTATAAAGATTTAAAACAATTAGTAAACAAAAGTAGATGCACAAGAAGATTCAAACAAGATGTTCAAATAAATTCAAAAGATTTAGAGGAACTTATTGATGTAGCAAGAGTTACTTCAAGTGCAAAAAATATGCAACCATTAAAATATATATTAGTTACAAATGAAGAAATGGTAAAAGCTTTAGCAACTACTGCAAAATGGGCTGCTCACCTTACAAACTGGACACAAACTGAAGATGAAATACCTAGTGCTTTTATCATTATGCTAAATGATAAAAATATTGATGGATTTGCTATGTTTGATGCTGGTGTTAGTTTTGAGGCTATAAGCTTAGCTGCAAATGCAAAAAATTTAGATATTTGTGCTTTAGCTTCAATTGATAAAGATATATGCAAAGATTTATTTGAGATAGAGGATAACTACGAAATACTTATTGGAATAGCTATTGGTATATCAAGTGAAACTATAAAAATAGTCGATGTAGAAGGTGAAAATACTAACTATTATAGAGATGAACAAGACCAACATTGTGTACCTAAAAGAGCACTACAAGATATAATAATAGGAACTTATAAATGA
- a CDS encoding Na+/H+ antiporter NhaC family protein — MLMADNKQNAELFGALTLLPPAVAIILAFITRNVIFSLFIGIFTGTFMVNVVDTNIFNAFVGGFVDMVRKMIGSMADSWNAGIILQVLTIGGLIAVITKMGGPRAIAQKLATKAKSPASAQIYTWLMGFFIFFDDYANSLIIGPIMRPVTDKLRIAREKLAFVIDATAAPIAGIALISTWIGYEISLIKDAYSMIGQTNINAYAIFVETIPYRFYNILMLAFVFFTAYFLREFGPMHKAAVRAASTGKVTKHKKQEEEHLNQESSTMAPKKNVEYSIWNAIIPIVVLIIVSFLGFYFNGLHSLEGEALKAVQANPYSFASIRDCFGGADASIVLFEAALFASIVAIAMGMQQKIFNLSEALETWVHGVKALVITAVILILAWSISAVIKELGTSVYLVSLLSDSTPQFILPSVIFIFGSFISFSTGTSYGTMGILMPLTIPLANAIGLNTGLEATALNDYIILNIGAVLTGAIFGDHCSPISDTSILSSMGSSCDHMDHISTQLPYALFVGIISIVFGYIPAALGYSASILLPIAIVILAITVRFYGKPFLTKN, encoded by the coding sequence ATGCTAATGGCAGATAATAAACAAAATGCAGAATTATTTGGAGCTTTAACCTTATTGCCCCCAGCAGTTGCTATTATTCTTGCATTTATAACTAGAAATGTAATCTTCTCATTATTTATTGGGATTTTTACTGGAACTTTTATGGTAAATGTGGTTGATACAAATATATTCAACGCATTTGTAGGTGGTTTTGTTGATATGGTTAGAAAAATGATTGGTTCTATGGCAGATTCATGGAATGCAGGAATTATTCTACAAGTATTAACTATTGGTGGCTTAATTGCCGTTATTACAAAAATGGGTGGACCAAGAGCGATAGCACAAAAACTTGCAACAAAAGCAAAATCTCCTGCAAGTGCACAGATATATACTTGGTTAATGGGATTTTTTATCTTTTTTGATGACTATGCAAACTCTTTGATTATTGGTCCAATTATGAGACCAGTTACTGATAAATTAAGAATCGCAAGAGAAAAATTAGCATTTGTTATTGATGCAACAGCTGCTCCAATTGCAGGTATTGCACTTATCTCAACATGGATAGGGTATGAAATCTCATTAATCAAAGATGCTTATTCTATGATTGGTCAAACAAATATAAATGCATATGCAATATTTGTAGAAACTATTCCTTATAGATTTTATAATATTCTTATGTTAGCATTTGTATTTTTTACTGCATATTTTTTAAGAGAGTTTGGACCTATGCATAAAGCAGCTGTAAGAGCAGCTAGTACAGGGAAAGTTACAAAACATAAAAAACAAGAAGAAGAACATTTAAATCAAGAATCTTCTACAATGGCTCCTAAAAAAAATGTAGAATATTCTATTTGGAATGCAATTATTCCTATCGTTGTTTTAATTATTGTTTCATTTTTAGGTTTCTATTTTAATGGATTACATTCATTAGAAGGTGAAGCTTTAAAAGCTGTGCAAGCAAATCCATATTCTTTTGCTTCAATTAGAGATTGTTTTGGTGGAGCAGATGCTTCTATTGTACTTTTTGAAGCTGCGTTATTTGCTTCAATTGTAGCAATAGCGATGGGTATGCAACAAAAAATCTTTAATTTATCAGAAGCATTAGAAACTTGGGTTCATGGTGTAAAAGCTTTAGTTATTACTGCAGTTATTTTAATTCTTGCTTGGTCTATTTCTGCTGTTATTAAAGAGCTTGGTACTTCTGTTTATTTAGTATCATTACTTTCTGATAGCACACCTCAATTTATTCTTCCATCTGTTATTTTTATTTTTGGTTCATTTATTTCATTTTCAACAGGTACTTCTTATGGAACAATGGGAATTTTAATGCCACTAACAATACCTTTAGCAAATGCAATTGGATTAAATACAGGTTTAGAAGCAACAGCTTTAAATGATTATATTATTTTAAATATTGGGGCTGTTTTAACAGGTGCAATTTTTGGTGATCATTGTTCACCAATTTCAGATACATCTATTCTTTCATCTATGGGATCAAGTTGTGATCATATGGATCATATCTCAACTCAGTTACCATATGCATTATTTGTAGGTATTATTTCTATTGTATTTGGTTATATTCCGGCAGCACTAGGATATTCTGCAAGTATTTTACTTCCAATAGCAATAGTTATTTTGGCTATTACAGTTAGATTTTATGGGAAACCATTTTTAACAAAAAATTAA